The Kitasatospora setae KM-6054 genome contains a region encoding:
- a CDS encoding ABC transporter ATP-binding protein, which yields MSSSTAYAAPTGLAAARATGLNKVYGEGETRVVALDDVSVSFGRGEFTAIMGPSGSGKSTLMHCMAGLDDVSSGSATIGDTELVGLKDKQLTRLRRDKIGFIFQAFNLLPTLTALENITLPMDIAGTKVDRAWLDRVVETVGLSGRLSHRPAQLSGGQQQRVACARALASKPEIIFADEPTGNLDSRSGAEILSFLRNSVRELGQTVVMVTHDPVAASYADRVVFLADGRIVDELHGPTADGVLDRMRRFDAKGRTS from the coding sequence GTGAGCAGCTCGACCGCGTACGCAGCCCCCACCGGCCTGGCGGCGGCCCGCGCCACCGGCCTGAACAAGGTCTACGGCGAGGGCGAGACCCGCGTCGTGGCGCTGGACGACGTCTCGGTCTCCTTCGGGCGGGGCGAGTTCACCGCCATCATGGGGCCGTCCGGCTCGGGCAAGTCCACGCTGATGCACTGCATGGCCGGGCTGGACGACGTCAGCTCCGGGTCGGCCACCATCGGCGACACCGAGCTGGTCGGGCTGAAGGACAAGCAGCTGACCCGGCTGCGCCGGGACAAGATCGGCTTCATCTTCCAGGCCTTCAACCTGCTGCCGACGCTGACCGCGCTGGAGAACATCACGCTGCCGATGGACATCGCCGGCACCAAGGTCGACCGGGCCTGGCTGGACCGGGTGGTGGAGACCGTCGGCCTGTCCGGTCGGCTCTCGCACCGGCCCGCCCAGCTCTCCGGCGGCCAGCAGCAGCGCGTCGCCTGCGCCCGGGCGCTGGCGAGCAAGCCGGAGATCATCTTCGCCGACGAGCCCACCGGCAACCTGGACTCCCGCTCCGGCGCGGAGATCCTCTCCTTCCTGCGCAACTCGGTGCGCGAACTCGGCCAGACCGTGGTGATGGTGACCCACGACCCGGTGGCCGCCTCGTACGCGGACCGGGTGGTGTTCCTGGCCGACGGCCGGATCGTCGACGAGCTGCACGGCCCGACCGCCGACGGCGTCCTGGACCGGATGCGTCGCTTCGACGCCAAGGGCCGCACCAGCTGA
- a CDS encoding Bax inhibitor-1/YccA family protein codes for MRSRNPVFSREGSFTRDNQYAGFGTQTAAQPGQGAYGNPYAGTNPYAAGAQQPPLTDEQLVTMYNSPSAGPAQTGRMTMDDVVARTAMTLLTLVAFGAVAWFTLPVDNFGPAIGAALVAMVIGLVVSFKRSVNPGLILAYAALEGFFLGAISKAFEAILPGIAIQAVLGTSAVFAATLIAYKSGRIRVTPRYTRIGLTIAMGFVLLMLVNMVASLFGAEFGLRSGPLGIVVGLVGIALGAFFLTLDYAEIEEGIRQGAPEKEAWRAAFGLTLSLVWIYLEMLRLIAILRGDD; via the coding sequence ATGAGAAGCAGGAACCCGGTCTTCTCGCGGGAGGGGTCCTTCACCCGCGACAACCAGTACGCGGGGTTCGGCACGCAGACGGCCGCCCAGCCCGGTCAGGGGGCGTACGGGAACCCGTACGCGGGCACCAACCCGTACGCGGCCGGAGCGCAGCAACCGCCGCTGACCGACGAGCAGTTGGTCACGATGTACAACTCGCCGTCCGCCGGCCCGGCGCAGACCGGCCGGATGACCATGGACGACGTGGTCGCCCGGACGGCGATGACGCTGCTGACCCTGGTCGCCTTCGGCGCGGTGGCGTGGTTCACCCTGCCGGTGGACAACTTCGGCCCGGCGATCGGCGCGGCCCTGGTCGCCATGGTCATCGGCCTGGTGGTCAGCTTCAAGCGCAGCGTCAACCCCGGCCTGATCCTGGCCTACGCGGCGCTGGAGGGCTTCTTCCTCGGCGCGATCAGCAAGGCGTTCGAGGCGATCCTGCCGGGCATCGCGATCCAGGCCGTGCTGGGCACCTCCGCGGTGTTCGCGGCGACGCTGATCGCCTACAAGAGCGGCCGGATCCGGGTCACCCCCCGGTACACCCGGATCGGTCTCACGATCGCCATGGGCTTCGTGCTGCTGATGCTGGTCAACATGGTCGCCTCGCTGTTCGGTGCCGAGTTCGGCCTGCGCTCGGGCCCGCTGGGCATCGTGGTCGGCCTGGTCGGCATCGCGCTCGGCGCGTTCTTCCTCACCCTCGACTACGCCGAGATCGAGGAGGGCATCCGGCAGGGCGCCCCCGAGAAGGAGGCCTGGCGGGCCGCCTTCGGCCTGACGCTGTCGCTGGTGTGGATCTACCTGGAGATGCTGCGCCTGATCGCGATCCTGCGCGGCGACGACTGA
- a CDS encoding cystathionine beta-synthase, with protein MPSTGRTPVRYHNSIIELVGDTPLVKLNKVAEGISATVLAKVEYFNPGGSVKDRIAMRMIEAAEASGALKPGGTIVEPTSGNTGVGLAIVAQQKGYKCIFVCPDKVSTDKINTLRAYGAEVVVCPTAVAPEHPDSYYNVSDRLVRETPNAWKPDQYSNPENPASHYHSTGPELWEQTEGRITHFVAGVGTGGTISGTGNYLKEVSGGKVQVVGADPEGSVYSGGTGRPYLVEGVGEDFWPTAYDRQVADRIVAVSDKDSFRMTRRLAKEEGLLVGGSCGMAVVAALEVARELGPDDVVVVLLPDGGRGYLSKIFNDDWMADYGFLPTATDEAHIGEVLGRKDALEHEGIPQFVHMHPNETVAEAVRVLRDFGVSQMPVVSQGAGHPDIMAGEVVGSVVERELLEALFSGRIQLTDSLDRVMSKPLPVVGSGESVTNLMAVLEKADAVVVLVEGKPQGIVTRQDLLAFLTSRAGH; from the coding sequence ATGCCATCGACCGGGAGGACCCCCGTGCGGTACCACAATTCGATCATCGAGCTGGTCGGCGACACCCCGTTGGTGAAGCTCAACAAGGTCGCCGAGGGGATCAGCGCCACCGTGTTGGCGAAGGTCGAGTACTTCAATCCGGGCGGTTCGGTGAAGGACCGGATCGCGATGCGGATGATCGAGGCGGCGGAGGCGTCCGGGGCGCTCAAGCCCGGGGGCACCATCGTCGAGCCCACCAGCGGGAACACCGGGGTGGGGCTGGCGATCGTGGCCCAGCAGAAGGGCTACAAGTGCATCTTCGTCTGCCCGGACAAGGTGTCCACGGACAAGATCAACACGCTCCGGGCGTACGGCGCCGAGGTCGTGGTCTGCCCGACCGCGGTCGCGCCGGAGCACCCGGACTCGTACTACAACGTCTCGGACCGGCTGGTCCGGGAGACCCCGAACGCGTGGAAGCCGGACCAGTACTCCAACCCGGAGAACCCGGCCTCGCACTACCACTCCACCGGCCCGGAGCTGTGGGAGCAGACCGAGGGGCGGATCACCCACTTCGTGGCGGGCGTCGGCACCGGCGGGACGATCTCGGGGACCGGCAACTACCTGAAGGAGGTCTCCGGCGGGAAGGTCCAGGTCGTCGGGGCGGACCCGGAGGGCTCGGTGTACTCGGGCGGCACCGGGCGGCCGTACCTGGTGGAGGGCGTCGGCGAGGACTTCTGGCCGACCGCGTACGACCGGCAGGTCGCGGACCGGATCGTGGCGGTCTCGGACAAGGACTCGTTCCGGATGACCCGCCGGCTGGCCAAGGAGGAGGGGCTGCTGGTCGGCGGCTCCTGCGGGATGGCCGTGGTGGCGGCGCTGGAGGTGGCCCGCGAGCTGGGGCCGGACGACGTGGTGGTGGTGCTGCTGCCGGACGGTGGCCGCGGCTACCTGTCGAAGATCTTCAACGACGACTGGATGGCCGACTACGGCTTCCTGCCGACCGCGACCGACGAGGCGCACATCGGCGAGGTGCTGGGCCGCAAGGACGCGCTGGAGCACGAGGGCATCCCGCAGTTCGTGCACATGCACCCGAACGAGACGGTGGCCGAGGCGGTCCGGGTGCTGCGGGACTTCGGCGTCTCGCAGATGCCGGTGGTCTCCCAGGGCGCCGGGCACCCGGACATCATGGCCGGCGAGGTGGTCGGCTCGGTGGTCGAGCGGGAACTGCTGGAGGCCCTGTTCAGCGGGCGGATCCAGCTGACCGACAGCCTCGACAGGGTGATGTCCAAGCCGCTGCCGGTGGTCGGTTCCGGCGAGTCGGTGACCAACCTGATGGCGGTGCTGGAGAAGGCCGACGCGGTGGTGGTGCTGGTCGAGGGCAAGCCGCAGGGCATCGTGACCCGGCAGGACCTGCTGGCCTTCCTGACCTCCCGGGCCGGCCACTGA
- a CDS encoding ABC transporter permease: MYRTALRNVLAHKGRLLMTVLAVLLGTAFVAGTLVFSDTMGQAMRNSYSTSYSDVSVLVSADGPDDGPADRDAPRPEKGALTQETVQRLAALPGTERARGVVSGFTGVADKNGNLIGESWSARGVNFVPDASGADSRYPMADGRGPRTAGEVALNRQAADKAGYRVGDTVRVAGNGAARDAVLTGVFTTDDPQVTSGGTLVLMDTATAQRELLEPGRFSSVVLTAKAGTGEQALLEQARAAAPADGVELKSGQQLKDDQVKMVDDSVSTTKTMLLVFAGISLFVGIFIIVNTFTMLIAQRLKELALLRAVGASRGQVTKSVLVEALAIGVIASVGGLLAGIGIGAGLQSLLHAFNEGMPTGALVVAPTTVVATLVTGVVVTVLSALLPAVRASRIPPVAAMSSGEQPSTQRGLVIRNTIGVLIAGAGLGLILAGANGKGSGAQHLLELGAPLALIGVFVLLPLLSRPVIALVGPVLAKVFGTPGKLARLNAVRNPRRTASTAAALTIGLTLVTALTVIGNSVTSAVTSMVAGTMKADYVVGMANHRELAPELTGLVAKAPGVKAVSQVDNVWWQFEGSDKAKAIEGYDAAAFDQLVNLKMTEGATSALQQDRILVNDEFATSHHLSAGSTVRATAPGGEAVTLTVGGVFERNDGVSPVVASNRLIEAHDKSPLVQQILVKGADGATPALKQAVKDATGRNPVIEVRTTQDMVNEFNRIISTMLNLMYGLLGMAVIVAVLGVINTLAMSVFERKREIGMLRAIGLERRGIKRMIRLESVVISLFGAAVGVLLGCFLAWAATRLLASDLKGLTTVIPYGSVLLFLGLAALVGMVAALWPARRASRMDILSSIKTD; this comes from the coding sequence ATGTATCGCACCGCACTGCGCAACGTGCTGGCCCACAAGGGCCGCCTCCTGATGACGGTACTGGCCGTGCTGCTCGGCACCGCCTTCGTGGCCGGCACCCTGGTGTTCTCGGACACCATGGGCCAGGCCATGCGCAACAGCTACTCCACCAGCTACTCGGACGTCTCGGTGCTGGTCTCCGCCGACGGCCCGGACGACGGCCCGGCCGACCGGGACGCGCCCCGCCCCGAGAAGGGCGCGCTGACCCAGGAGACCGTCCAGCGGCTGGCCGCGCTGCCCGGCACCGAGCGGGCCCGGGGCGTGGTCTCCGGCTTCACCGGCGTCGCCGACAAGAACGGCAACCTGATCGGCGAGTCCTGGAGCGCCCGCGGCGTCAACTTCGTCCCGGACGCCTCCGGCGCGGACAGCCGCTACCCGATGGCGGACGGCCGCGGGCCGCGCACCGCCGGCGAGGTCGCGCTGAACCGGCAGGCCGCCGACAAGGCCGGCTACCGGGTCGGCGACACCGTCCGGGTGGCCGGCAACGGCGCCGCCCGGGACGCGGTGCTGACCGGCGTCTTCACCACCGACGACCCGCAGGTCACCTCCGGCGGCACCCTGGTGCTGATGGACACCGCCACCGCGCAGCGCGAACTGCTGGAGCCCGGCCGGTTCAGCTCGGTGGTGCTGACCGCCAAGGCCGGCACCGGCGAGCAGGCGCTGCTGGAGCAGGCCCGGGCCGCGGCGCCCGCGGACGGCGTCGAGCTGAAGAGCGGCCAGCAGCTCAAGGACGACCAGGTCAAGATGGTCGACGACTCGGTCTCCACCACCAAGACCATGCTGCTGGTCTTCGCCGGCATCTCGCTGTTCGTCGGCATCTTCATCATCGTCAACACCTTCACCATGCTGATCGCCCAGCGCCTCAAGGAGCTGGCGCTGCTGCGGGCGGTCGGCGCCAGCCGCGGCCAGGTCACCAAGTCGGTGCTGGTCGAGGCGCTCGCGATCGGCGTGATCGCCTCGGTCGGCGGCCTGCTGGCGGGCATCGGCATCGGCGCGGGCCTGCAGTCGCTGCTGCACGCCTTCAACGAGGGGATGCCGACCGGCGCGCTGGTGGTCGCCCCGACCACGGTCGTCGCCACCCTGGTGACCGGCGTGGTGGTCACCGTGCTGTCGGCGCTGCTGCCGGCCGTCCGGGCCTCCCGGATCCCCCCGGTCGCGGCGATGAGCAGCGGCGAGCAGCCCAGCACCCAGCGCGGCCTGGTGATCCGGAACACGATCGGCGTGCTGATCGCCGGCGCCGGCCTGGGCCTGATCCTGGCCGGCGCGAACGGCAAGGGCTCCGGCGCCCAGCACCTGCTGGAGCTGGGCGCCCCGCTCGCGCTGATCGGCGTGTTCGTGCTGCTGCCGCTGCTGTCCCGCCCGGTGATCGCGCTGGTCGGCCCGGTGCTGGCCAAGGTGTTCGGCACCCCCGGCAAGCTGGCCCGGCTGAACGCGGTGCGCAACCCGCGCCGCACCGCCAGCACCGCGGCCGCGCTGACCATCGGCCTGACCCTGGTCACCGCGCTCACCGTGATCGGCAACTCGGTCACCAGCGCGGTCACTTCGATGGTCGCCGGGACGATGAAGGCCGACTACGTGGTCGGCATGGCCAACCACCGCGAGCTGGCCCCCGAGCTGACCGGCCTGGTCGCCAAGGCGCCCGGGGTCAAGGCGGTCAGCCAGGTCGACAACGTCTGGTGGCAGTTCGAGGGCTCCGACAAGGCGAAGGCCATCGAGGGCTACGACGCCGCCGCCTTCGACCAGCTGGTGAACCTGAAGATGACGGAGGGCGCCACCTCGGCCCTCCAGCAGGACCGGATCCTGGTCAACGACGAGTTCGCGACCAGCCACCACCTCTCGGCCGGCTCCACGGTCCGGGCCACCGCGCCCGGCGGCGAGGCCGTGACGCTCACCGTCGGCGGCGTCTTCGAGCGCAACGACGGCGTCTCCCCGGTGGTCGCCTCCAACCGGCTGATCGAGGCGCACGACAAGAGCCCGCTGGTCCAGCAGATCCTGGTGAAGGGCGCCGACGGCGCGACCCCCGCGCTGAAGCAGGCGGTCAAGGACGCCACCGGCCGCAACCCGGTCATCGAGGTCCGCACCACCCAGGACATGGTCAACGAGTTCAACCGGATCATCTCCACCATGCTCAACCTGATGTACGGCCTGCTCGGCATGGCGGTGATCGTCGCCGTCCTCGGCGTGATCAACACGCTGGCCATGTCGGTGTTCGAGCGCAAGCGGGAGATCGGCATGCTGCGGGCGATCGGCCTGGAGCGGCGCGGCATCAAGCGGATGATCCGCCTGGAGTCGGTGGTGATCTCGCTGTTCGGCGCCGCCGTCGGCGTCCTGCTCGGCTGCTTCCTGGCCTGGGCGGCCACCCGCCTGCTGGCCTCCGACCTGAAGGGACTGACCACCGTGATCCCGTACGGCAGCGTGCTCCTCTTCCTCGGCCTCGCCGCGCTGGTCGGCATGGTCGCCGCGCTCTGGCCGGCCCGCCGGGCCTCCCGGATGGACATCCTGAGCAGCATCAAGACCGACTGA
- a CDS encoding peptidylprolyl isomerase: MAEELYATLKTNRGDIVIRLFPDHAPKTVKNFVELATGERQWIDPNTGQPSNAPLYDGTVFHRVIEGFMIQGGDPLGNGTGGPGYKFADEFHPDLAFTKPYLLAMANAGPGTNGSQFFVTVGPTTWLTGKHTIFGEVADEASQKVVDAIATTDTNPRNDRPVQDVVIEKVVVETR; this comes from the coding sequence ATGGCCGAGGAACTCTACGCCACCCTGAAGACCAACAGGGGCGACATCGTGATCCGGCTCTTCCCGGACCACGCGCCCAAGACGGTCAAGAACTTCGTGGAGCTGGCGACGGGCGAGCGCCAGTGGATCGACCCGAACACCGGGCAGCCCAGCAACGCGCCGCTCTACGACGGCACGGTCTTCCACCGGGTCATCGAGGGCTTCATGATCCAGGGCGGCGACCCGCTGGGCAACGGCACCGGCGGCCCGGGCTACAAGTTCGCCGACGAGTTCCACCCGGACCTCGCCTTCACCAAGCCGTACCTGCTGGCGATGGCCAACGCGGGCCCGGGCACCAACGGTTCGCAGTTCTTCGTGACGGTCGGCCCGACCACCTGGCTGACCGGCAAGCACACCATCTTCGGCGAGGTCGCGGACGAGGCGAGCCAGAAGGTCGTGGACGCGATCGCCACCACCGACACCAACCCGCGCAACGACCGTCCGGTGCAGGACGTGGTGATCGAGAAGGTCGTCGTCGAGACCCGCTGA
- a CDS encoding SGNH/GDSL hydrolase family protein, protein MAGSQASRARVARRIATAAAYGGGGLGLLGVGLAGVLLTESRMAIRAIGVLDGDPPHADGVYGEGFADPADSREPLVLAFLGDSTAAGLGVRRARETPGALLASGLASVAERRVRLVNVARSGSRSSDLARQLELALPHRPDVAVVMVGANDVTRHAPAARSVRELGEAVGRLVSAGCRVVVGTCPDLGTIKPVRPPLRWVARRVSRQLAAAQTIAVVEAGGRTVSLGSLLGPEFATRPELFASDRYHPSAQGYATAAMALLPSVCAALGLWPQESAAGGAAEPQAVLPVAVAAAAAAGRSGTEVTAAGPENGTWRWATLKQRFRLALPRGADAQPAGAVDTAERSGPAGSANSHPEADDAGATKR, encoded by the coding sequence ATGGCCGGCTCGCAGGCGTCGAGGGCCCGGGTGGCGCGGCGGATCGCCACCGCGGCGGCGTACGGGGGTGGTGGGCTGGGGCTGCTGGGGGTGGGTCTGGCGGGGGTGCTGTTGACCGAGAGCCGGATGGCGATCCGGGCGATCGGCGTGCTGGACGGGGACCCGCCGCACGCGGACGGGGTGTACGGCGAGGGTTTCGCCGACCCGGCGGACTCGCGGGAGCCGCTGGTGCTGGCGTTCCTGGGCGATTCGACGGCGGCCGGGCTCGGGGTGCGGCGGGCCCGGGAGACGCCGGGCGCGCTGCTCGCGTCGGGGTTGGCGTCGGTCGCGGAGCGTCGGGTGCGGTTGGTGAACGTGGCGCGTTCGGGTTCGCGCTCGTCGGATCTGGCGCGGCAGTTGGAGCTGGCGCTGCCGCACCGGCCGGACGTCGCGGTGGTGATGGTCGGGGCGAACGACGTGACCCGGCACGCCCCGGCGGCCCGGAGCGTGCGGGAGCTGGGCGAGGCGGTGGGTCGGCTGGTCTCGGCGGGCTGCCGGGTGGTGGTGGGCACCTGCCCGGATCTGGGCACGATCAAGCCGGTTCGGCCGCCGCTGCGCTGGGTGGCGCGGCGGGTGAGTCGGCAGCTCGCGGCGGCGCAGACCATCGCGGTGGTGGAGGCGGGGGGCCGGACGGTCTCGCTGGGGTCGCTGCTGGGCCCGGAGTTCGCGACCCGTCCGGAGCTGTTCGCCTCGGACCGCTACCACCCGTCCGCGCAGGGGTACGCGACGGCGGCGATGGCGCTGCTGCCCTCGGTGTGCGCGGCGCTCGGGCTGTGGCCGCAGGAGTCGGCGGCGGGCGGCGCGGCGGAGCCGCAGGCGGTGCTGCCGGTGGCGGTGGCGGCCGCGGCGGCGGCGGGGCGGTCGGGCACCGAGGTGACGGCGGCGGGCCCGGAGAACGGCACCTGGCGGTGGGCGACGCTGAAGCAGCGCTTCCGACTGGCGCTGCCCCGCGGCGCGGACGCCCAGCCGGCCGGCGCCGTCGACACCGCTGAGCGCTCCGGCCCGGCCGGGTCGGCCAACTCACATCCGGAGGCGGATGACGCCGGAGCTACCAAGCGGTAA
- a CDS encoding DUF1203 domain-containing protein: MDVRAVPAEVLAGLRRADDAGRARAAETTEAGGHPLRCCLTRARPGDRIVLLSYAPLLRWAAETGCDPGPYLETGPVFVHAEPCAGHPGGWPAGFHGGHRVLRAYSADGRILGGRIGEPEELPLIAAELLADPANAVLHVRAVEYGCFLHEVRRA; encoded by the coding sequence TTGGACGTCCGGGCCGTCCCCGCCGAGGTGCTCGCCGGGCTGCGCCGGGCCGACGACGCCGGGCGGGCCCGGGCGGCCGAGACCACCGAGGCCGGCGGCCACCCGCTGCGCTGCTGCCTGACCAGGGCCCGGCCCGGCGACCGGATCGTCCTGCTGTCGTACGCGCCGCTGCTGCGCTGGGCCGCCGAGACCGGCTGCGACCCCGGGCCGTACCTGGAGACCGGCCCGGTCTTCGTGCACGCCGAGCCGTGCGCCGGCCACCCCGGCGGCTGGCCGGCGGGCTTCCACGGCGGGCACCGGGTGCTGCGGGCCTATTCGGCGGACGGCCGGATCCTCGGCGGCCGGATCGGCGAGCCCGAGGAACTCCCGCTGATCGCCGCCGAGTTGCTGGCCGACCCGGCGAACGCCGTGCTGCACGTGCGGGCCGTCGAGTACGGCTGCTTCCTGCACGAGGTGCGGCGGGCCTGA
- a CDS encoding flavoprotein, with product MPNPRPVVYLFASAAPPALELPDVVRRARGRGWDVAVGLTPTARDWLDERVPELEELTGHPVKTAYRRPGQPDVLPPADAVLFAPATFNSVNSLAAGITSSWVVGFAAEAPGKRIPVVVMPCINSALVQHPQFDRSVAVLREAGMRVLYGPPDGFVPNRPGERLPYPWERALAAVEQAV from the coding sequence ATGCCGAACCCGCGCCCCGTTGTGTACCTGTTCGCGTCCGCCGCGCCGCCCGCACTGGAGCTGCCCGACGTCGTCCGCCGGGCCCGGGGCCGGGGCTGGGACGTCGCGGTGGGGCTGACCCCGACCGCCCGGGACTGGCTGGACGAGCGGGTGCCCGAGCTGGAGGAGCTGACCGGGCACCCGGTGAAGACCGCGTACCGGCGTCCGGGGCAGCCGGACGTGCTGCCGCCGGCGGACGCGGTGCTGTTCGCCCCGGCGACGTTCAACTCCGTCAACAGCTTGGCGGCGGGGATCACCTCGTCGTGGGTGGTGGGGTTCGCGGCGGAGGCGCCCGGCAAGCGGATTCCGGTGGTGGTGATGCCGTGCATCAACTCCGCGCTGGTGCAGCACCCGCAGTTCGACCGGAGCGTGGCGGTGCTGCGGGAGGCCGGGATGCGGGTGCTGTACGGCCCCCCGGATGGGTTCGTGCCGAACCGGCCGGGTGAGCGCCTGCCGTACCCATGGGAGCGCGCCCTCGCGGCGGTGGAGCAGGCGGTGTAG
- a CDS encoding L,D-transpeptidase: MVVTAGEKQDRPRGGNWSRRGMLSGLLGAPVLLVAACSGGGGGKDGSGGSAAGSEPAASGASGSPSTSPRASVAQITVTPADGATAAPFTQPVTVTVLDGTLTSVTVTDGTGKRIAGQLAADGASWTSTAKLSSGSTYTVAASAVDKDKRPADANASFSTASPANTFVGYFTPEDGSTVGVGMPVSINFNKAITDRKAVQQAITVVADPPVEIVGHWFDSTRLDFRPEQYWAKGTRVTLKLRLKDVAGAKGVYGTQSKDVTFTVGRSQVSTADLRADTLTVRTDGQVTATYPVIGGAPEHRTWGGKLVISEKYQQTRMNSSTVGLGSEYDIPDVPHAQRLTTSGTFIHGNYWSPASQFGNDNTSHGCIALQDVQGGNDPTTSAAKFYASSMVGDVVEVVNSGDRTVNPGNGLNGWNMAWADWVAGSAV, encoded by the coding sequence GTGGTCGTGACCGCAGGGGAGAAGCAGGACCGGCCGCGCGGCGGCAACTGGAGCCGGCGCGGGATGCTCTCCGGGCTGCTGGGCGCTCCGGTGCTGCTGGTCGCGGCCTGTTCGGGCGGCGGGGGCGGCAAGGACGGGTCCGGCGGGTCCGCGGCGGGCTCGGAGCCCGCCGCGTCCGGGGCCTCCGGCTCCCCGTCGACCAGCCCGAGGGCCTCGGTCGCGCAGATCACCGTCACGCCCGCCGACGGCGCCACCGCGGCGCCGTTCACCCAGCCGGTCACCGTCACCGTGCTGGACGGCACGCTGACCTCGGTGACCGTCACCGACGGCACCGGCAAGCGGATAGCGGGGCAGCTCGCCGCCGACGGCGCCAGCTGGACCTCCACCGCGAAGCTCTCCAGCGGCAGCACGTACACCGTCGCGGCCTCGGCCGTGGACAAGGACAAGCGCCCGGCGGACGCCAACGCGAGCTTCTCGACCGCCTCCCCGGCCAACACCTTCGTCGGCTACTTCACCCCCGAGGACGGCTCCACCGTCGGCGTCGGCATGCCGGTGTCGATCAACTTCAACAAGGCGATCACCGACCGGAAGGCCGTCCAGCAGGCGATCACCGTGGTCGCCGACCCGCCGGTGGAGATCGTCGGCCACTGGTTCGACTCCACCCGGCTCGACTTCCGCCCCGAGCAGTACTGGGCGAAGGGCACCCGGGTCACCCTCAAGCTGCGGCTCAAGGACGTGGCCGGCGCCAAGGGCGTGTACGGGACGCAGTCCAAGGACGTCACCTTCACCGTCGGCCGCAGCCAGGTCTCCACCGCCGACCTCAGGGCCGACACCCTCACCGTCCGCACCGACGGGCAGGTCACCGCCACCTACCCGGTGATCGGCGGCGCCCCCGAACACCGCACCTGGGGCGGGAAGCTGGTGATCTCCGAGAAGTACCAGCAGACCCGGATGAACTCCAGCACGGTCGGCCTCGGCAGCGAGTACGACATCCCGGACGTGCCGCACGCGCAGCGGCTGACCACCTCGGGCACCTTCATCCACGGCAACTACTGGTCGCCCGCCTCGCAGTTCGGCAACGACAACACCAGCCACGGCTGCATCGCGCTCCAGGACGTGCAGGGCGGGAACGACCCGACCACCAGCGCGGCGAAGTTCTACGCGAGCTCGATGGTCGGCGACGTGGTCGAGGTGGTCAACTCCGGTGACCGCACGGTGAATCCGGGCAACGGCCTGAACGGCTGGAACATGGCCTGGGCGGACTGGGTGGCGGGGAGCGCCGTCTGA
- a CDS encoding acetyl-CoA C-acetyltransferase has protein sequence MPEAVIVSAARSPIGRAFKGSLKDVRPDDLTAQVIGAALAKVPELDPRQIDDLMLGCGLPGGEQGHNLARIVAVQMGMDYLPGATITRYCSSSLQTTRMALHAIRAGEGDVFVSAGVETVSRSVNGSSDGMPGTMNPLFDEARARTQHRAENGGNEGAARSASNEGGGGRRAGWHDPREDGLLPDAYIAMGQTAENLAALKGITRAEQDEFGVRSQNLAEAAIRSGFWQREITPVTLPDGTVVSADDGPRAGVTLEGVSGLKPVFRPDGTVTAGNCCPLNDGAAALVVTSDTKARELGITPLARVVSTGVSALSPEIMGYGPVEASRQALRRAGLSIGDIDLVEINEAFAAQVIPSYRDLGVDLDRLNVNGGAIAVGHPFGMTGARITATLINSLQWHDKQFGLETMCVGGGQGMAMVIERLS, from the coding sequence ATGCCCGAAGCCGTCATCGTCAGCGCCGCCCGTTCGCCGATCGGCCGGGCGTTCAAGGGCTCGCTCAAGGACGTCCGCCCGGACGACCTGACCGCGCAGGTGATCGGCGCCGCGCTGGCGAAGGTCCCGGAGCTGGACCCGCGGCAGATCGACGACCTGATGCTGGGCTGCGGCCTGCCGGGCGGCGAGCAGGGCCACAACCTGGCCCGGATCGTGGCCGTGCAGATGGGCATGGACTACCTGCCGGGCGCCACCATCACCCGTTACTGCTCCTCGTCGCTGCAGACGACCCGGATGGCGCTGCACGCGATCCGGGCCGGCGAGGGCGACGTCTTCGTCTCGGCGGGCGTCGAGACCGTCTCGCGCTCGGTGAACGGCTCCTCGGACGGCATGCCGGGCACCATGAACCCGCTGTTCGACGAGGCGCGGGCGCGCACCCAGCACCGGGCGGAGAACGGTGGCAACGAGGGGGCGGCGCGCAGCGCCTCGAACGAGGGTGGCGGTGGGCGACGGGCGGGCTGGCACGACCCGCGCGAGGACGGCCTGCTGCCGGACGCGTACATCGCGATGGGCCAGACCGCGGAGAACCTGGCGGCGCTGAAGGGGATCACCCGGGCCGAGCAGGACGAGTTCGGCGTGCGCTCGCAGAACCTGGCGGAGGCGGCGATCCGGTCCGGCTTCTGGCAGCGCGAGATCACCCCGGTGACGCTGCCGGACGGCACCGTGGTGAGCGCGGACGACGGCCCGCGCGCGGGCGTGACGCTGGAGGGCGTCTCGGGGCTGAAGCCGGTGTTCCGCCCGGACGGCACCGTGACCGCCGGTAACTGCTGCCCGCTGAACGACGGCGCGGCCGCGCTGGTGGTCACGTCGGACACCAAGGCGCGCGAGCTGGGCATCACCCCGCTGGCCCGGGTGGTCTCCACCGGCGTCTCCGCGCTCTCCCCGGAGATCATGGGCTACGGCCCGGTGGAGGCGTCCCGGCAGGCGCTGCGGCGGGCCGGGCTGTCGATCGGCGACATCGACCTGGTGGAGATCAACGAGGCGTTCGCGGCCCAGGTCATCCCGTCCTACCGGGACTTGGGCGTCGACCTGGACCGGCTGAACGTGAACGGCGGCGCGATCGCGGTCGGCCACCCGTTCGGCATGACCGGCGCCCGGATCACCGCCACGCTGATCAACTCCCTGCAGTGGCACGACAAGCAGTTCGGCCTGGAGACCATGTGCGTGGGCGGCGGACAGGGCATGGCGATGGTGATCGAGCGCCTGAGCTGA